In the Aridibaculum aurantiacum genome, TGTATTTGCTGCCAAGACTTTGGTAAACGATCTTGACCTTGAAGTAGTGGACCCTGCTACTAATACCATTCTTCCTTGGAGATTGGATTCGGGTATGGTAACAGCTGTTGCCACACGTGGTGTAGACAGGTTGAACAATGTAGAGCAAGTGACCATCACTGCTCCTTCAGCTGGCAACTATATCATACGTGTAAAAGGTACAGCAGTAAACATGAATACCACCCAACAGTATTATGTAGTGTACGATTACGTGCCGGCTGCTATTCAAGTCACTTTTCCTTCTATAAATGACCCGATGCTGCCGGGTGAAGAAACTTGGGTGAACTGGGATGCATGGGATCTTTCTTCCAATGATTTTACGCTTGAATTTTCCAGTGACAACGGCGCTACATGGAGCGTTGTCAGTTCAAATATTCCTGCGCACTATCGCAACTTCTACTGGAATATTCCTAATGTAACGACTGCCCAGGCAAGAATTCGCATTACAAGAAATGGCACCGGCCTCTCCGGCTTATCTTCTCCTTTTGTGATCATTGCACGACCCAATGTACAGCTAGCAGCAGTGCAATGCCCTACCTATTTCAGCATAGAATGGAATGCAGTAGCCGGTGCTACAGATTATGAAGTATTTATGAAACAAGGTCCAGAGATGGTGCCGGTAGCTACTACCACCAATACCTCTTACACATTTAGCGGGCTTAACCGTGAAAGTACTTACTGGGCAAGTGTGCGGCCACGTATCAACGGCAATCCTGGCCGCCGTGCAATAGCTGTTAGCCGCAGGCCAACAGATGGAACATGTACTGGCGCCATAAGCAACAATGACCTGCTACTCGATAGCATTGTTAGTCCCAACACCGGCAGGAAGTTTACTTCTACTGAGATAACCAATAATAACCTGGTAGTGCGGGTGAAGAATTTAGATGATGAGCCAGTAACTGGTTTTGTTGTAAAATATTCTATCAACGGCAGTGCATTCGTTTCGCAAAATGTAACAGCAACTATACCTGCGAAGGGCACTTACGACCATACATTTACCGGCTTCAATTTTACCAACCCTGGCACCTACCATATAGTAGCTGTAGTAAGCAGAAGCGGTGATCCTGTAGCTGCTAATGATACTGCACGCAAGACAGTGGAGCACCTGCCAAATCCTCCAGTGAATGGACATGTAGAAAATTTTGAGACCGCACCAGTATTTGAAGTAAATGGCAGTAAGATGGGCTTGCCGGGTCTGCCGCAATGGGATTTTGTTTCAACCACTACTGATGGCCGCGTAAGAAGCTTTATACAATCAGGCTTTGCTCTCAATGGTAACCGTGCCCTCACCCTTGATGTAGGCCGGTACTTGCAAGGTGGCAACACAAATTACCTTGTTGGAACTCTTAATCTATTTAGTGCACAAACTCCGGCTGATCGTGGTTTAAGTATGGACTTCTGGTTCAAACATCATGGGCAACATCCTTCTCCTGAAAACCGTGTGTGGGCTCGCCAATCAGATACTGATCCGTGGGTAGAAGTTTACAACCTGGACTCTGCTGCAGCCATGTGGCCTGGCGAATGGAAATATTCAGGAGTTATTTACCTATGGAAATATATAGGACAGGCTTCATCAAGTACACAGATCAGGTTTGGCCAGAATAGTGTTATCGGAACTTCAGATAATGAGAACTTCCAGGGGTTGACCATTGATAGCTTGCGCATCTTCGAAAATCCTAATGATTTTGGAATGGTACAGGTTCTCTCACCCAAACAAAAAGGATGCGGGCTGGGTAATGCGGAAACATTGACCATTGAAACAACAGGAAGCCGATCCATTCCTGCAGGTGTTCCGGTAAAATACAGGCTAAATGGAGGACCTGTCATCACTGAAACATTTACTGGAGGAATAGGAACTTATTCTTTTGCTACCAAACTTGATCTTTCTACTCCTGGTGTTCATACAGTTGATGTGTGGGTAGATTTCGACCAGGATAATAGCAGGACGAACGACAGCATCATTGGCTACAAGATTGTAAATCAGCCGGTGGTTAATTCTTTCCCTTACCTCGAGAATTTTGAAAGTGGAGCAGGCTACTGGTATACAGAAGGATATAGATCAAGCTGGCAATTAGGAACACCTGCCAGCATCAAGATAAATAAAGCGGCTAGTGGAGTAAATGCATGGAAGACATCGCTGCGTGGCAGCTACAACGATAACGAGTGGAGCTATTTGTATTCACCTTGCTTCAATACCTCAGGTCTCACCAGCCCTTACTTAAGTTTTAGCATGGCAATGGATATAGAACAATGTTCACAATACTTATGCGATGCAGCATGGATGGAATATTCAGTGGATGGAACGCATTGGCAGAAGCTGGGTGCTAATGGCCAGGGCACCAACTGGTACAATCGTGCAGGTGATAATGTATGGGATAGTGCTGGCTTCCGCCGCTGGCATGTGGCTTCTATTCCGCTGCCTGCTGCTGCCAGTCTGCAACTGCGGTTTGTGATGCAGGCCGATGCCGGTGTTATAAAGGAAGGTATAGCCATAGATGATATTCATGTTTATAATAGAGAAACGCCTATATACGAAGGCGCTCCTGCATCTGCTGAAATAGTAACCAATGTACCTGCAGGTGTCAATACATGGATCAACTACAATGATGCTAATGGTGGATTGATAGCCTCTGTTAACCCGCATGGAAATCAGCTAGGTAACAATAGGGTTCGGACATACATCCACAATGGAACGGTGCGCAGTATCAACAACCAATACTATCACAATCGCAACCTTACCCTTAAGCCGGACAACCGCACAACTGCCGACAGCATCTCTATACGTTTTTATTTTACTGATATAGAAACAGACTCTCTGGTAAGAGCCAACGCTTGCAATACTTGTACAAAACCACAGGATGCATACGAGCTGGGAATTACCAAATACACAGATGCAGATACATCAAAAGAAAACGGTACACTAGCGGATAATGTTAGCGGAACCTATACGTTCATTGCGCCTGCCAATGTTACCATTGTGCCTTATGATAAAGGCTATTACGCCCAGTTCAAGGTGAAGGATCTTTCAGAGTTCTGGCTGAATGGCGGTGGTGGACAGAACAACCACCTGTTGCCATTGCAACTGCAGTCGTTCTATGTTGCCAAACAAACAACAGATGTTCTGGTAAAATGGTTAACTACAAACGAAGCAAACGTTGACCGGTATGAAGTAGAGGTAGCAAGAGGAAATGAAGCATTGTCTACAGGTAGTTTTGTAAAGATCTACCAGGTAAATGCCTACAACAGGATGAATAACACCTATGAAATGATTGATGAAGAACCAAGAAAGACTGGTGCACGCTATTACCGCCTGAAGATGATCGACAGGGATGGCAGCATCAAATATTCTGATGTGCGGGTGATCATTTTCTCTAACAAAGAAAACTGGGTGGTATATCCAAACCCGGTCAAAGATGTGCTGACGGTAATAGTGCAGGCAGAGCAGGGAGCTAAGGTAGAAATGCAGTTGTTGAATGCTACTGGACAGGTAGTGCTGCAACAGGCAAGTACAGCCACAGGCCAGCAGGATAAGGTACAACTGGATCTTAGTAGCCGGAATATTGCTGCAGGTGTTTACATTCTGAAACTATCAGCCGGCGATGAAGTAAAGCAGGTAAAGGTGATAAAGCAATAAGATCTGGAGAACAAACTCCATGGATAATTTCTATAGCATCCCGGCTTGTTGTAAACATTAACAAGCCGGGATTGTTTTTAAAAGCAGCTGCAGGCATATCTTTGCACCCCTGTTGAGGAAACCTATTTGGTATAGCCGTTGCAGGTATAGGAGAGCGAATGAATCTTGAGCATTTAACACAGAAGTTTCACGAGAACCCCCGCCTTTTTTCACTGGTGGACAGGCTTACTATGTCGCAGCCTCAAAAGCTCCGCCTATCCAACCTGCAGGGAAGTAGCAAAGCATTTACGGTTGCTTCTGTTTTCCAACATCCCAATGCGGCAGATCTTAATCATCTTGTAGTATTGAATGATGCCGAAGACGCTGCTTATTTCCACAACACATTAGAAAGTCTTACCAGCGCTTTAGACCTGTTTTATTTTCCTTCTTCTTTTAAAAACAGGAAGAACTACCGCCTGCTAAACAGCAGCCACGTAATGCTGCGCACCGAAATGCTGATGCGCCTTACGGTTGGTGGAAATAAAAAGCTGATCGTAACCTATCCTGAAGCGCTTTTTGAAAAAGTGGTTCTGCCAAAAACGCTTTCCCAGAATATCATCTCTATTAAAACCAACGACACCATCCAGCTCGACTCCATTATGGAGTTGTTTGTGATGTATGGTTTTGAAAGAACAGACTTTGTTTACGAGCCTGGTCAATTTGCATTGCGTGGTGGTATACTCGATGTGTATTCTTATGGAAATGAAAAGCCGTATCGTATAGAGCTGTTTGGTAATGATGTAGACAGCATCCGCATTTTTGATCCTGAAACGCAGCTAAGTGAGCGCAAGCTGATGCAGGTAAACATCATACCCAATGTAGAAACGCAGTTTGAAACAGGTGATAAAGTTTCACTGATGGAATTTTTACCTGACAATACAGTGGTGTGGATAGAAGATTGGCAGTTTGCAAAAGAACGGATAGAGATACAGGAAGAAGACCTTGAGATTTTCTTCAGGGTGATGAAAGAAAACGAGGGGAGAAGTAAAAACCCTGATGAAGAAGAGGATGATACCAAAGTGCTGAAGGATGTAAAGCTTGAAGACTTTGTAAATGCAGTTGTTATTGAACAACAACTTCAATCGCGCCATATTATTGAGTTTGATAAGAACTACTTCAATGGGTTTGATATACAATTCAGCACCCGTACACAGCCATCTTTTAACAGGCAGTTTGAGCTACTGATAAAAGACCTGCGCGATTGGGAGAAGAAAGGTTTTGAACTGTTTCTCTTTGCTGAGAACCCGAGGCAATTGGAGCGCCTGCACAGCATATTTGAAGACCTGAAAGCAGAGATCCATTTTACACCTATACCTGTTGCTATTCACCACGGATTTATCGACGAGGATCTGAAGGTAGTTTGCTATACAGATCATGAAATATTCCAGCGATACCATAAGTACAAGGTAAAGCAGGCTTACAACAAGAATAAAGCGCTTACGCTAAAGACGCTTCGCGAACTACAGCCGGGCGATTATGTTACACACATAGATCATGGTGTAGGAACTTATAGCGGGCTGCAAAAACTAGAAGTGAATGGGCGTCTGCAGGAAGCGGTTCGCATCATCTATAAAGATGGCGATATCCTGTATGTCAACATCAACTCGCTGCACAAGATTAGCAAGTATACAGGTAAGGAAGGCAGCATTCCCAAGATCAATAAGATTGGTAGTGATGCATGGCAGCGGCTGAAAGAGAAAACAAAAACTAAGGTTAAGGAGATTGCTTTTGACCTTATTCAACTGTATGCTGAACGTAAGGCACAGCAAGGTTTTTCTCATTCACCAGATAACTACATGAACACTGAGTTGGAAGCTTCTTTCATTTATGAAGACACCCCAGATCAGAGTAAGGCTACAGCCGATGTGAAGAAGGATATGGAATCTCCGGCTCCAATGGACAGGTTGGTCTGTGGTGATGTTGGCTTTGGTAAAACAGAGATTGCTGTTCGCGCTGCATTCAAAAGTGTGGTGGATGGCAAGCAGGCAGCAGTATTGGTTCCTACCACCATCCTTGCTTTCCAGCATTACAAAACATTTAGTGAGCGTTTGAAAGAATTCCCTGTTACCGTTGATTTCGTCAATCGTTTTAAATCTGCCAAAGAGAAGAAAGAGACACTAAAGAAACTGGAGGAAGGAAAAATAGATATCATCATTGGCACACATGCATTGCTGGGTAAAGAAGTAAAATTCAAAGACCTCGGCATCATGATCATTGATGAAGAGCAGAAATTTGGTGTGGGTGCAAAAGAGAAACTGAAGACGCTGAAGACGAATGTGGATGCACTTACACTTACCGCTACTCCTATTCCACGTACGCTGCAGTTTAGCCTGATGGGTGCAAGAGACCTTAGCATAATAAATACTCCGCCGCCTAATCGCCAGCCGATACAAACAGAGCTGCATGTTTTCAATGAAGACTTCATACGCGATGCCATCTATTACGAAACAGAGCGCGGCGGGCAGGTATTCTTCATTCATAATCGTGTACAAGGTTTAGGTGAGATGGCCGGCCTGATTCAAGGCTTATGTCCTGACCTGAGTATTGGCTATGCACATGGCCAACTGGAAGGTCACGAGCTGGAAGAGCGTATCCTTGATTTTATAGAGAAGAAATATGATGTGCTGGTATGTACCAACATAGTAGAAAGTGGAGTGGATATACCGAATGTGAATACTATTATCATCAACAACTCGCACCAGTTTGGACTTAGTGACCTGCACCAGTTGCGTGGTCGGGTAGGGCGGAGCAACAAAAAAGCATTTTGTTATTTATTGGCTCCTTCTCTTGCTACACTTCCTACTGATAGCCGGAAGCGCCTGCAAACACTGGAGCAGCATAGCGAATTAGGTAGCGGTTTCCAGATAGCCATGCGCGACCTTGATATACGTGGTGCCGGTAATATGCTCGGCGGCGAGCAAAGTGGTTTTATGGCCGAGATTGGATTCGAGATGTACCAGAAGATTTTGAACGAAGCCATCCGCGAACTGAAGCGCAGCAAGTTCAAGGATCTATTTAAAGAGGAGATACAGAAGCAGGATGATTTTGTAACAGACTGTACCATTGATACCGATCTTGAGATACTCATCCCAGATGAATATGTAGATAGTATAACTGAAAGATTATCGTTATACACGCGACTTGATAATTGCGAGACAGAGGAAGAACTGGTAGACTTCAAACAAGAAATGCTGGATCGTTTTGGTCCTATACCACAGCCTGTAGAAGATCTGTTTATCACTGTTCGCTGCCGCAAGTTGGCGGTAGAACTTGGCTTCGAAAAAATGACGCTTAAAGATGATACCTTACGCTGCTTTTTCATCAACCGACCTGACTCTCCATATTTTGAATCGGAAATTTTCAAGAACATACTTAATTACCTGCAAACAGGCACCAACAAGGCTCGCTTGAAACAAACTGGTAAGAACTTTTTACTGGTAGCAGACCAGATCAAGAGCATGAAAGAGATGCACACCTTCCTGGAGCGCATGCATGCTGAAGTAGTAAAGAAAGAAACGGTGGAGGCTTAAGCAAATTTAAAATCTTGTTGAAGACGTTAGTCTTTCTTTATCAGGTTGATTAAGATAAGCTTTGCTACAGAAGGATCTACTAGTACATGCATTTAAGAAATTTTCATCATGTGATGTTGCATACAGAATCATGTGTCACATATTTTCTTCCCATTCATATCAATTTTTTCCTATGACAGTTGTCATTTTTTTCCGGTGAGTAAAGTCATGTTTACTTATGACTTTCGCATGACACAGAAATTGGGAATGAGCAGGCGCTAAAACTACCTTTGCAATATCATTTCAACAGAAGAATGTCAGCAGCACACAGCATATCACAGTTTTTTATCGCCGGGATCAATTACAAAAAGACAGACGCCTCCATCCGTGGACAGTTTGCCATCAACAGCGACCAGTACAAAAAAATACTGGCCATTGCATCCTCGCGAAATATGGCTGAATTCTTCATTCTTTCTACATGTAACCGTACCGAGATTTATGGCTTTGCGGAAGATGCTACCAAACTGGTAGAACTTTTATGCTCTGAAA is a window encoding:
- the mfd gene encoding transcription-repair coupling factor, encoding MNLEHLTQKFHENPRLFSLVDRLTMSQPQKLRLSNLQGSSKAFTVASVFQHPNAADLNHLVVLNDAEDAAYFHNTLESLTSALDLFYFPSSFKNRKNYRLLNSSHVMLRTEMLMRLTVGGNKKLIVTYPEALFEKVVLPKTLSQNIISIKTNDTIQLDSIMELFVMYGFERTDFVYEPGQFALRGGILDVYSYGNEKPYRIELFGNDVDSIRIFDPETQLSERKLMQVNIIPNVETQFETGDKVSLMEFLPDNTVVWIEDWQFAKERIEIQEEDLEIFFRVMKENEGRSKNPDEEEDDTKVLKDVKLEDFVNAVVIEQQLQSRHIIEFDKNYFNGFDIQFSTRTQPSFNRQFELLIKDLRDWEKKGFELFLFAENPRQLERLHSIFEDLKAEIHFTPIPVAIHHGFIDEDLKVVCYTDHEIFQRYHKYKVKQAYNKNKALTLKTLRELQPGDYVTHIDHGVGTYSGLQKLEVNGRLQEAVRIIYKDGDILYVNINSLHKISKYTGKEGSIPKINKIGSDAWQRLKEKTKTKVKEIAFDLIQLYAERKAQQGFSHSPDNYMNTELEASFIYEDTPDQSKATADVKKDMESPAPMDRLVCGDVGFGKTEIAVRAAFKSVVDGKQAAVLVPTTILAFQHYKTFSERLKEFPVTVDFVNRFKSAKEKKETLKKLEEGKIDIIIGTHALLGKEVKFKDLGIMIIDEEQKFGVGAKEKLKTLKTNVDALTLTATPIPRTLQFSLMGARDLSIINTPPPNRQPIQTELHVFNEDFIRDAIYYETERGGQVFFIHNRVQGLGEMAGLIQGLCPDLSIGYAHGQLEGHELEERILDFIEKKYDVLVCTNIVESGVDIPNVNTIIINNSHQFGLSDLHQLRGRVGRSNKKAFCYLLAPSLATLPTDSRKRLQTLEQHSELGSGFQIAMRDLDIRGAGNMLGGEQSGFMAEIGFEMYQKILNEAIRELKRSKFKDLFKEEIQKQDDFVTDCTIDTDLEILIPDEYVDSITERLSLYTRLDNCETEEELVDFKQEMLDRFGPIPQPVEDLFITVRCRKLAVELGFEKMTLKDDTLRCFFINRPDSPYFESEIFKNILNYLQTGTNKARLKQTGKNFLLVADQIKSMKEMHTFLERMHAEVVKKETVEA
- a CDS encoding S8 family serine peptidase; translated protein: MRVILLLVVVHIISNVSFGQIQFKQKTLQAPANAAMFKWDDFVAMQKSYQGSYYALLQFHRSPGVAEKNILQQAGVSLVDFVPGNAFTVTISKPVSKQVLQAANVRSIIPVPADVKLAATLQQGQFPAYAVKEVGTVDVLVKINKAVAVPGVVAELQKQKIKIINQDLETYHVLVARVTPAQLAQLAAFAFVNYVQPVPPADKALNDDVRANHRANILNAPTATGGEGLSGRGVVLGIGDNSILSTHIDVVDRVIDRAAFLPSWHGVHVAGTAAGGGILDPTFKGVAPLTTLIAQVFSGVFKNAASYVADFGMVITNNSYGSISGECDYAGTYDIYSSVLDEQAFELPELLHVFAAGNDGPNNTNCGYGGYHTTLGGYQSSKNILAVAWGDKNRQVSHSGSWGPTYDGRIKPEITASGSEVRSPGPDNTYLTDWGSSMASPAVAGGASLLVEKYRQMHSGANPPSALVKALLMNGADDIEAPGPDYKSGFGWMNLQRSVEMIKNNRFFNGTVANGANNQHAITVPAGTTQFKVMLYWHDPAAAVFAAKTLVNDLDLEVVDPATNTILPWRLDSGMVTAVATRGVDRLNNVEQVTITAPSAGNYIIRVKGTAVNMNTTQQYYVVYDYVPAAIQVTFPSINDPMLPGEETWVNWDAWDLSSNDFTLEFSSDNGATWSVVSSNIPAHYRNFYWNIPNVTTAQARIRITRNGTGLSGLSSPFVIIARPNVQLAAVQCPTYFSIEWNAVAGATDYEVFMKQGPEMVPVATTTNTSYTFSGLNRESTYWASVRPRINGNPGRRAIAVSRRPTDGTCTGAISNNDLLLDSIVSPNTGRKFTSTEITNNNLVVRVKNLDDEPVTGFVVKYSINGSAFVSQNVTATIPAKGTYDHTFTGFNFTNPGTYHIVAVVSRSGDPVAANDTARKTVEHLPNPPVNGHVENFETAPVFEVNGSKMGLPGLPQWDFVSTTTDGRVRSFIQSGFALNGNRALTLDVGRYLQGGNTNYLVGTLNLFSAQTPADRGLSMDFWFKHHGQHPSPENRVWARQSDTDPWVEVYNLDSAAAMWPGEWKYSGVIYLWKYIGQASSSTQIRFGQNSVIGTSDNENFQGLTIDSLRIFENPNDFGMVQVLSPKQKGCGLGNAETLTIETTGSRSIPAGVPVKYRLNGGPVITETFTGGIGTYSFATKLDLSTPGVHTVDVWVDFDQDNSRTNDSIIGYKIVNQPVVNSFPYLENFESGAGYWYTEGYRSSWQLGTPASIKINKAASGVNAWKTSLRGSYNDNEWSYLYSPCFNTSGLTSPYLSFSMAMDIEQCSQYLCDAAWMEYSVDGTHWQKLGANGQGTNWYNRAGDNVWDSAGFRRWHVASIPLPAAASLQLRFVMQADAGVIKEGIAIDDIHVYNRETPIYEGAPASAEIVTNVPAGVNTWINYNDANGGLIASVNPHGNQLGNNRVRTYIHNGTVRSINNQYYHNRNLTLKPDNRTTADSISIRFYFTDIETDSLVRANACNTCTKPQDAYELGITKYTDADTSKENGTLADNVSGTYTFIAPANVTIVPYDKGYYAQFKVKDLSEFWLNGGGGQNNHLLPLQLQSFYVAKQTTDVLVKWLTTNEANVDRYEVEVARGNEALSTGSFVKIYQVNAYNRMNNTYEMIDEEPRKTGARYYRLKMIDRDGSIKYSDVRVIIFSNKENWVVYPNPVKDVLTVIVQAEQGAKVEMQLLNATGQVVLQQASTATGQQDKVQLDLSSRNIAAGVYILKLSAGDEVKQVKVIKQ